A part of Anabas testudineus chromosome 9, fAnaTes1.2, whole genome shotgun sequence genomic DNA contains:
- the srrd gene encoding SRR1-like protein produces the protein MPNAGDEWQVAGKRKGAARKSKSLHLSTTSACCQEQVDIGKTIKRIRDTVSELKCEEFWQKWKDQLLVTGSVSLSEPPKNEGTEDLPVQQETGRLYQQMECVCYGLGTFSSCVSARYQLAMLLLLLDAGQIPLKDCSIYDPAFSSGERDVLRELGLTVLTENEEGKRLTTKPTLFYLMHCGKALYNNLLWKNWSSQCLPLMIIIGNSFSGMWSRTIEREFKQDYSYISQAVCVCEERQLPCPPRLIDVFSDTALITFPTNRINTLPQSTWAEPPEPQYQHCPDLEIILRETQS, from the exons ATGCCTAACGCTGGGGATGAGTGGCAGGTGGCCGGAAAACGAAAAGGAGCAGCGCGGAAATCCAAGTCACTTCATCTGTCTACAACTTCAGCATGCTGCCAGGAGCAGGTGGACATCGGGAAAACTATTAAACGAATCAGGGACACCGT GTCTGAGCTAAAATGTGAGGAGTTTTGGCAAAAGTGGAAAG ATCAGCTGCTGGTGACAGGATCAGTATCCCTGTCAGAGCCTCCAAAAAATGAGGGGACAGAGGATCTCCCAGTCCAGCAGGAGACGGGCAGACTGTATCAAcaaatggagtgtgtgtgttatggccTGGGaactttttcttcctgtgtctcaGCTCGCTACCAGCTCGccatgttgttgctgctgctggatgcaGGACAG ATTCCACTGAAGGACTGCTCTATTTATGACCCTGCGTTCTCCTCTGGAGAGAGGGATGTTTTGAGGGAGTTGGGTCTGACTGTACTTACAGAAAACGAg GAGGGAAAGCGTCTGACGACTAAGCCCACATTGTTTTACCTGATGCACTGTGGGAAAGCTTTGTACAACAATCTTCTATGGAAGAACTGGAGTTCACAATGTCTTCCGCTGATGATCATCATCGGGAACAGCTTCAGTGGCATGTGGAGCAG AACCATTGAGAGGGAGTTCAAACAGGACTACAGCTACATCagtcaggctgtgtgtgtgtgtgaggagagaCAGCTGCCTTGTCCGCCTCGTTTGATTGACGTCTTCAGTGACACAGCACTCATCACTTTTCCTACCAATCGTATCAACACACTCCCACAGTCCACTTGGGCAGAGCCACCTGAACCACAGTACCAACATTGCCCTGACTTGGAGATTATACTGAGGGAGACACAGAGTTGA
- the tfip11 gene encoding tuftelin-interacting protein 11, whose amino-acid sequence MSMSHLYGRRGEEDEEGVEIESFEVTDWDLANEFNPDRRRHRQTKEQATYGIWADRDSDEDERPSFGGKKSKDYTAPVSFVSAGLRKTAAEEKPQQQKGEEGSDDSDDASSAPPAARGIAPKKLQMGKFRGNQSQRFAGGIHSGQGIGSWEKHTKGIGQKLLQKMGYQPGKGLGKNAQGIVNPIEAKVRKGKGAVGAYGNERTQQSLQDFPVVDSDEEEEKEFQKELGQWRKDPAGPGGKKKPKYSYRTVDELKAKGKLTGRSTAASAGELAQVKVIDMTGREQKVYYSYSQMTNKHSVPDEGPPSMSTRDQKGSCFALPELEHNLQLLIDLTEQDILQSARRLQHEKDVVVSLSHESRALQSRLDAEQDAIQRMEAVLSLVERFPSGETAPGEGPTLQECARIFETLQTDYYEEYKTMGLADLAVAVVYPLLKEKLHSWDPLKDSSYCLEDVGQWRAILESRDLHSSAPDSNMDPYHRMLWEVWIPVMRSCVSSWQPRFVGPMVDCVEVWAPLLPLWILDHLLEQLILPRLQREVDNWNPLTDTVPIHSWIHPWLPMLQTRLEPLYPPIRSKLSNALQRWHPSDTSARLILQPWKDVFTPGAWEAFMVKNIIPKLALCLEELVINPHQQQMEPFHWVMDWEGMLSPSSLVSLLDKNFFPKWLQVLCSWLSNSPNYEEITKWYLGWKSMFSDILLAQPLIKEKFNEALDIMNRAVSSGIGGYMQPGARENIAYLTQTERRKDFQYEAMQERRDAESVAHRGISAGVPTNFKDLIQTKAEENNIVFMPLVAKRHEGKQLYTFGRIVIYIDRGVVFVQGEKTWVPTSLQSLIDMAK is encoded by the exons ATGTCCATGTCTCACCTGTATGGACGGAGAGGGGAAGAGGACGAGGAAGGCGTGGAGATAGAGAGCTTTGAGGTGACAGACTGGGACCTGGCTAATGAGTTCAACCCAGACCGCCGCAGACACAGGCAGACCAAGGAGCAGGCCACCTACGGTATCTGGGCTGACAGGGACTCAGATGAGGACGAGAGGCCAAGCTTTGGAGGCAAGAA ATCTAAAGACTACACTGCTCCAGTCAGCTTTGTGAGTGCTGGTCTGCGTAAGACTGCAGCTGAGGAGAAACCGCAGCaacaaaaaggagaagaagggTCTGATGACTCTGATGATGCTTCCTCAGCACCTCCTGCTGCTCGTGGCATTGCACCTAAAAAACTCCAGATG GGTAAATTCCGTGGGAACCAGTCACAGAGGTTTGCAGGGGGCATACACTCTGGACAAGGCATTGGTAGCTGGGAGAAGCACACAAAGGGAATAGGTCAGAAACTTCTACAGAAAATGGGCTACCAACCAGGCAAAGGCCTGGGCAAGAATGCTCAAG GTATTGTAAACCCAATCGAGGCAAAGGTTCGAAAAGGCAAAGGAGCAGTGGGTGCTTATGGCAATGAGCGAACCCAGCAGAGTCTTCAGGATTTTCCTGTGGTTGACTCAgacgaagaggaggaaaag GAGTTTCAGAAGGAGCTAGGCCAGTGGCGTAAAGATCCTGCAGGGcctggaggaaaaaagaaacccaAGTACTCATACAGAACTGTAGATGAACTGAAAGCTAAAGGCAAACTGACTGGACGGAGCACAGCAGCATCCGCTGGAGAGCTGGCACAGGTCAAG GTTATAGATATGACTGGGAGAGAGCAAAAGGTATATTACAGTTACAGCCAAATGACCAACAAACACAGTGTTCCGGATGAAGGCCCCCCTAGTATGTCCACTCGGGATCAGAAGGGATCTTGCTTTGCTCTCCCTGAGCTTGAACACAACCTGCAGCTACTGATAGACCTCACAGAACAAGACATATTACAG TCTGCCAGACGTCTGCAGCACGAAAAAGATGTAGTTGTGTCTCTGAGCCATGAGTCTCGAGCGCTGCAGAGCAGATTGGATGCAGAGCAAGATGCCATCCAGAGAATGGAGGCCGTTCTTTCATTAGTGGAGCGTTTTCCTTCTGGGGAAACAGCACCAGGGGAGGGGCCCACCTTGCAG GAATGTGCTCGGATATTTGAGACCTTACAAACTGATTATTATGAAGAATACAAGACAATGGGATTGGCAGACCTGGCTGTAGCTGTTGTTTATCCGTTACTCAAAGAGAAACTTCATTCTTGGGACCCACTAAAG gACAGCTCTTATTGCCTGGAGGATGTTGGTCAGTGGAGAGCTATACTTGAATCTAGAGATCTTCATTCCAGTGCTCCAGATTCAAATATGGACCCTTACCACAG AATGTTGTGGGAAGTGTGGATTCCAGTGATGCGTTCCTGTGTGTCAAGCTGGCAGCCTCGCTTTGTTGGGCCAATGGTGGACTGTGTAGAAGTATGGGCTCCACTTCTCCCCCTGTGGATTCTGGATCACCTGTTGGAGCAGCTGATTTTACCCCGGCTACAGCGAGAG GTGGATAACTGGAACCCTTTAACTGACACAGTGCCCATCCACTCCTGGATCCACCCTTGGCTTCCTATGCTACAAACACGTCTAGAGCCTCTGTATCCCCCAATTAGGAGCAAACTGTCCAATGCTTTGCAACGGTGGCATCCCAGCGATACCTCTGCCCGCCTCATCCTGCAGCCGTGGAAAGATGTTTTTACACCTGGTGCATGGGAGGCCTTCATGGTGAAAAACATCATCCCTAAACTGG CTTTGTGCCTGGAAGAGCTGGTTATCAACCCTCACCAGCAGCAGATGGAGCCATTTCACTGGGTGATGGACTGGGAGGGAATGCTGTCCCCATCTAGTCTTGTGTCCCTGCTGGACAAAAACTTTTTTCCAAAGTGGTTGCAA GTCCTGTGTTCTTGGTTGAGCAACAGTCCTAACTATGAGGAAATCACTAAATGGTACCTTGGTTGGAAAAGCATGTTCAGTGACATTTTGTTGGCACAGCCACTCATAAAAGAGAAATTTAACGAAGCTTTGGACATCATGAATCGTGCTGTGTCTTCAGGCATTG GTGGCTATATGCAGCCTGGTGCAAGGGAGAACATTGCATATCTCACACAGACCGAGAGGAGAAAGGACTTCCAGTATGAAGCAATGCAAGAGCGTAGAGATGCTGAAAGTGTAGCTCACAGAGGCATCAGTGCCGGTGTGCCAACTAACTTCAAAGATCTTATCCAGACTAAGGCAGAGGAGAACAACATTGTCTTTATGCCCTTAGTGGCCAAACGGCATGAGGGCAAACAGCTGTACACATTTGGGCGTATTGTCATCTACATCGACAGAGgggttgtgtttgtgcaaggAGAGAAGACTTGGGTGCCCACGTCTCTGCAGAGTCTGATAGATATGGCCAAGTGA